A single region of the Idiomarinaceae bacterium HL-53 genome encodes:
- a CDS encoding LSU ribosomal protein L12P — translation MALTKEDILNAIAEMPVMELVELIEAAEEKFGVDASAAVAVAAPAAGGDAAAAEEKTEFDVILKAAGGNKVAAIKAVRSATGLGLKEAKAMVESAPVAVKEGVSKDDAEALKKELEEAGAEVEVK, via the coding sequence ATGGCTCTGACTAAAGAAGATATCTTAAACGCGATCGCTGAAATGCCAGTTATGGAATTGGTAGAGTTGATCGAAGCTGCTGAAGAAAAATTCGGCGTTGACGCTTCTGCTGCTGTTGCAGTAGCTGCTCCTGCTGCTGGCGGTGACGCTGCTGCAGCTGAAGAAAAGACTGAGTTCGACGTAATCCTGAAAGCTGCTGGCGGTAACAAAGTTGCTGCTATCAAAGCGGTTCGCAGTGCAACTGGTCTTGGCTTGAAAGAAGCAAAAGCAATGGTTGAATCAGCTCCAGTAGCAGTGAAAGAAGGCGTATCTAAAGACGACGCTGAAGCGCTGAAAAAAGAGCTTGAAGAAGCTGGTGCTGAAGTTGAAGTTAAGTAA
- a CDS encoding LSU ribosomal protein L10P yields MPLLLENEVILVALGLEAKKLIVKEVNEVASEALSVAVAEYRGMEVADMTALRAKAREQGVYVKVIRNTLAKRAFQGTKFEDMDPALTGPLVYGFSIEAPGGAARLFKDFAKENKNLKVTALSIGSGLLGPEKLDAVASLPTRDEALAKLLATFKAPVSKFVRTINEVPTKFVRVLSAIKDAK; encoded by the coding sequence TTGCCGTTACTCCTTGAAAACGAGGTGATACTAGTGGCACTAGGTTTAGAAGCAAAAAAGCTGATCGTTAAAGAAGTTAACGAAGTAGCTTCAGAAGCTCTATCCGTCGCTGTTGCTGAGTATCGTGGTATGGAAGTTGCGGACATGACTGCGCTTCGTGCTAAAGCCCGTGAGCAAGGTGTTTACGTAAAAGTTATTCGTAACACATTAGCAAAACGCGCTTTTCAAGGCACTAAGTTTGAAGACATGGATCCGGCACTGACAGGTCCTCTTGTTTATGGTTTCTCAATTGAAGCCCCTGGTGGAGCAGCGCGTCTGTTCAAAGATTTCGCCAAGGAAAACAAAAACCTGAAAGTGACTGCTCTTTCTATCGGTTCTGGCCTATTAGGTCCAGAAAAGCTAGACGCAGTAGCATCGCTTCCAACACGCGACGAAGCGTTGGCCAAATTGCTTGCGACATTCAAAGCGCCTGTATCGAAGTTTGTTCGTACTATCAACGAAGTACCTACGAAGTTCGTTCGCGTATTGTCAGCAATCAAAGACGCCAAATAA
- a CDS encoding LSU ribosomal protein L1P yields the protein MARLTKRMKAIREAVDNSRDYEINEAIALLKKLATAKFTESVDVAVNLGIDARKSDQNVRGATVLPNGTGRDVRVAVFTSGANVDKAKAAGADLVGMEDLAEQVKKGEMNFDVVIASPDAMRVVGQLGQILGPRGLMPNPKTGTVTPDVATAVQNAKAGQVRYRNDKNGIIHCTIGRVDFDDVKLKENLEALLVALKKAKPSSAKGTFINRVSLSTTMGAGVRVDQATLDVRA from the coding sequence ATGGCACGTTTAACTAAGCGTATGAAAGCGATTCGCGAAGCAGTTGATAACTCGCGCGATTACGAAATCAATGAAGCGATTGCTTTATTGAAAAAGCTTGCGACAGCAAAATTCACTGAAAGCGTTGACGTTGCAGTAAATCTCGGCATCGACGCTCGTAAATCAGATCAAAACGTTCGTGGCGCAACTGTGTTGCCAAACGGAACTGGCCGTGACGTTCGCGTTGCTGTTTTCACTTCAGGTGCAAACGTAGACAAGGCGAAAGCTGCCGGTGCTGATCTTGTGGGTATGGAAGACCTCGCAGAGCAAGTTAAAAAAGGCGAGATGAACTTCGACGTGGTGATTGCTTCTCCTGATGCAATGCGCGTTGTTGGTCAGTTAGGTCAAATCTTAGGTCCACGTGGCCTGATGCCAAACCCAAAAACTGGTACAGTAACTCCAGACGTTGCAACAGCGGTACAAAACGCGAAAGCAGGTCAGGTACGTTATCGTAACGATAAAAACGGTATTATTCACTGCACGATCGGTCGCGTAGACTTCGACGACGTGAAGTTGAAAGAAAACTTAGAAGCACTTTTAGTAGCATTGAAGAAAGCGAAGCCTTCTTCAGCTAAAGGTACTTTCATCAACCGCGTTAGCCTCTCAACCACGATGGGTGCAGGTGTTCGCGTTGATCAAGCAACTTTAGACGTACGCGCTTAA
- a CDS encoding LSU ribosomal protein L11P has translation MAKKVSAIIKLQVAAGAANPSPPVGPALGQHGVNIMEFCKAFNAQTDSLEKGAPVPVEITVFEDRSFTFITKTPPASFLLKKAAGIKSGSGRPNTEKVGTVTRAQLEEIAKTKEPDLTAADLDAAVRTIAGSARSMGLKVEG, from the coding sequence ATGGCTAAGAAAGTCTCCGCCATCATCAAGTTGCAAGTAGCAGCTGGTGCGGCAAACCCTTCGCCACCGGTCGGTCCTGCATTGGGTCAACACGGTGTGAATATTATGGAATTCTGTAAAGCGTTTAACGCGCAAACAGACAGCCTTGAAAAAGGTGCTCCAGTTCCAGTTGAAATCACTGTTTTCGAAGATCGTTCGTTTACGTTCATCACGAAAACTCCGCCAGCGTCTTTCTTGTTGAAGAAAGCTGCAGGTATTAAGAGTGGTTCAGGCCGTCCAAATACTGAGAAAGTCGGTACTGTGACACGTGCTCAATTGGAAGAAATCGCGAAAACCAAAGAACCAGATTTGACTGCTGCCGACCTAGACGCTGCTGTGCGTACTATCGCAGGTTCTGCTCGTTCAATGGGTTTGAAGGTAGAGGGGTAA
- a CDS encoding transcription antitermination protein nusG: MAEEAKKRWYVVQAFSGYEGRVAKILQEQIKLHGMEDRFGQILVPTEEVVEMRGTQKRKSERKFFPGYVLVEMSMDDQTWHLVKSTPRVLGFIGGTAERPAPITQKEADAILNRLTESADKPRPKTLFEPGEMVRVTDGPFADFNGTVEEVDYEKSRMKVSVSIFGRSTPVDLDFSQVEKG, encoded by the coding sequence ATGGCAGAAGAAGCAAAAAAACGTTGGTATGTAGTTCAAGCTTTCTCAGGTTATGAAGGCCGCGTTGCAAAAATTTTGCAAGAACAAATCAAGTTGCATGGAATGGAAGACCGTTTCGGTCAAATTCTCGTGCCAACCGAAGAAGTGGTAGAAATGCGTGGTACGCAAAAGCGGAAGAGTGAACGCAAATTTTTCCCAGGGTATGTGCTAGTTGAAATGTCAATGGACGACCAAACTTGGCACCTAGTGAAGAGCACGCCACGGGTACTTGGCTTTATCGGCGGAACTGCAGAACGCCCAGCACCTATTACGCAAAAGGAAGCGGACGCAATTTTGAACCGCTTAACTGAATCGGCCGACAAACCGCGTCCGAAGACATTGTTCGAGCCGGGTGAAATGGTACGTGTTACCGATGGTCCATTCGCCGACTTTAACGGTACGGTAGAAGAAGTCGACTACGAAAAGAGTCGCATGAAAGTATCGGTTTCAATTTTTGGCCGTTCAACGCCAGTCGATTTGGATTTTAGCCAAGTCGAAAAAGGTTGA